One Syntrophales bacterium genomic window, ACAGCCTTACGTGTACAAAACCTTATTCAGTAAAGAGAAGATTGAATTTGGAGATATGTGCGAAACTAAGTCTGTTAGTACAGCTCTATATCTCGATATGAATGAGGGGCTTGGTGAGGAAGAGCATGAATACCATTTTGTAGGTAAGGTAGGAGCATTCTGTCCTATAAAACCTGGAAAAGGCGGAGGCGTACTTCTAAGAGAGAAAGATGGAAAATACTATGCCGCTACAGGGAGCAAAGGATACAGATGGCTCGAAGCGGAGGTTGTAAAGGCGTTAGGGAAAGAGGAAGATGTTGATAGAACGTTCTATGCCGAACTAGTGGATGATGCAGTCGCAAACATCTCCAAATTTGGGGACTTCGAATGGTTCGTTTCAGAGCCAGTAAAGGACGCTCCTCCATGGGCGTGTCCATGCGGAAGCGAGAAATATGACAATTGTTTTGAGTGCCCGAATTCACAAAACGGGTCTTTAAACCCATGCAAACTAGGATACGAAACTATACCATTTTGAAAAGGAGAATAAACCATGATAAAAAGTAATATTGTAATTGAAAGCGCGAGGATAGGATTCAGGAATTTCAGCGGTAAAGAAGGAAAATTTAACCCTGCAGGAAATAGAAATTTCTGCGTATTCTTGGATAGCGAACTTGGTAAGCGTCTTGAGGAAGATGGTTGGAATGTTAGATGGCTTGAGCCTAAAAATGAAAATGAGGACAAACAGGCGTATCTTCAGGTAAAGGTCAGCTTTGACAATATCAAACCAAAGATGCTGATAATCTCGAGTAAGGGTAAAACGATTCTCGATGAGGACTCAGTGTCTATTCTTGACTGGGCTGAAATAAAAGAAGTTGATCTGATCATACGTCCTTATAATTGGACTCTCCATGCCGGTACAAAAAATGAGAAGAGCGGCGTTAAGGCATATGTTAAGTCCATGTATGTGACAATTGCGGAAGACGAGTTCGAGTCGAAGTATTTTGATGTCCCCGACAGCGCTACCGATTCAATAGGTGGTTGCGGTCATTGTTATGCCTGCGATGGCGATTGTAAACACCATGGCGATTAATCTTGACGATCAACAAAAAACGGCAGTAGATAAGCTGAAGTCCGGCTCCATCCTTTGTGGTGGGGTCGGCTCCGGCAAGTCTAGAACTGCCCTAGCCTATTACTTTATGAAAGAATGCGGTGGAAGAATAAAAATAAACGGCGTTGGCGAATTTACAGAAATGAAGAACCCAAAAGACCTTTATATTATAACCACTTCAAAAAAACGCGACACTCTTGAATGGGAGGGCGAGTGCGCACCATTTATGATATCGACAAAGAAAGAGCATAGTATTAGCGGTGTAAAGGTTACCGTCGATTCGTGGAACAATCTTAGAAAGTATATTGGTGTCAGAAACTCATTCTTTATTTTTGACGAACAGCGGTTGGTCGGATCCGGTACGTGGGTAAAATCGTTTCTTAAAATCGTAAAAGCAAACAATTGGATTCTTCTCAGCGCAACACCAGGGGATACATGGACCGATTATATACCGGTGTTCTTGGCTAATGGTTTCTATAAAAACCGTACTCAATTTCTTAGAAGACATGCTGTTTATAATCGGTTTACCAGATATCCAAAGATTGAGAAATATATAGAGGAAGCGCGCCTATCAAAATTGAGGGACTCGATAACTATCTCAATGAATTATCAAAAATCTACAATATCGCACAATCAAATAAAAATTGTTTCGTATGATAAGGAGGCGTTCAATAAAGTATTAGCCAAACGCTGGAATATATATGAAAATCGCCCAGTAAAAGCTATAGGAGAATTGTGTTATCTTTTAAGAAAAGTTGTAAATAGTGACCCATCAAGAATAGACACAGTTAAACAAATAATCAAGATCCATCCAAAGTTAATAATATTCTATAACTTTGATTATGAACTTGAGATGCTTAGAAAACTTGGCGAAGAACTGCACTTGCGTACAGGAGAATGGAATGGGCATGTGCATCAGGAAGTTCCAGACGGGGAAACATGGTTATACCTAGTACAGTATTCTGCAGGAGCGGAAGGGTGGAATTGTATAAAGACAGACACTACAGTCTTCTTTTCACAGAACTACTCGTATAAGATCATGGTGCAAGCGGCAGGTCGCATAGACCGTCGAAACACGCCATTCAAGGATCTATATTATTACCACATAAGATCAAATTCTATTATTGATCTTGCCATCGCAAAAGCAATTAGAAAAAAAAGAGACTTTAACATTCATCGTTTTATGGATGTTTGAGGCCCTCGCGTCAGGAACATATGCTATAATAGAAGAGATAGGATATGCCTATCTTAATATTTTTTGTAAAGGAGGTGTTCCTGTGTTAGAAAACAGATTTAAAACAAATCTTATACGAGAGATCGAAGAAATGTTTCAAGGTTGTTTAGTGATTCATCTAGACCCAAATGATATTCAGGGGATTCCTGACATATTAATTCTGTATGAAGACAAGTGGGCGGTACTTGAAGGAAAAAAAAGCAGGAACTCTCCTCATCAGCCCAATCAGGATTATTATGTTGATATGATGAATGAAATGTCATTTGCTTCTTTCATCTACCCCGAGAATAAGGAGGAGGTACTAAATGAACTTCAACAAACATTTCGACGTCGAAGGCCAACACGCGTTCCTAAGCGCTAGCAAATATCATTGGGTCAATTACGACGAAGAAAAGCTGGCAGTAGCATTTACAAAATTTCAAGCCACACAACTCGGGACTAGACTTCATGAATTTGCGTGCGAGTGCATACGGCTCGGAGTAAAATTACCAAAAACAAAAAAGACACTGAATATGTATGTTAATGACGCGATAGGTTTTAAGATGGAACCAGAGCAAACATTATATTATTCGGAGAATTGTTTTGGCACCACAGATGCTATAGCCTTTAGGCAAAACTTTCTTAGGATACATGATTTAAAAACTGGGGCAACGCCTTCGTCTATCCGACAGCTTGAGATCTATACCGCCCTGTTTTGTTTAGAGTATAATTTCAGTCCAAAAAGTATAGGAATGGAACTTAGACTCTATCAGTCAGACGAAGTTATCGTTCATGAACCTGTCCCAGAAGACATCCTTTACATAATGGACAAGATCGTAATCTTTGATAAACAAATTGATAAAATGAAGATGGGAGAATAGCCATGGCTGACGAGATAAAACATTATGGGACGCCCCGTCACTCAGGTAGATACCCGTGGGGGTCAGGCGATGATCCTCAACAAAGAAATAAAAGTTTCCTCGGTCAAGTCGATGAATTAAAGAAAAAGGGCCTAAGCGAAGTGGATATTGCTAAGGGTTTTGGGATGACAACATCCCAACTAAGAGCAAAGAAATCAATAGCAAAGGCTGAGCAGAGAAAGGCAGACGTGGCCGAAGCTTTAAGGCTGAAAGACAAAGGATATTCAAACGTTGAGATTGGTAAACGTATGAATATTAATGAGTCATCAGTGAGGGCGTTATTAAACCCCGCGCTTAATGAACGATCGGAGATAACAGATTCAACAGCAAACATGCTGAAAGAAAGTGTCGATAAAAAAGGATACATCGACATTGGCGCCGGTGTAGAGAAGCACATAGGAGTTAGCCGCACAAAATTAAAGACCTCCATTGCTATGCTCCAGGAAGAAGGGTACACGGTCCATTATATCCCAGTTGAGCAACTTGGTACAGGCAAGAATACGACAATAATGGTCCTTGTAAAACCTGACACCACATACTCCGAGGTTTATAAGAACAAGGATAAAATCCGAATGATCACCGACTATTCAGAGGATGGCGGAAGATCGTTCCTTGGCTTGGAGCCAATAAGAAGCGTCGATTCAAAGAGGGTTCAGATCCGTTATCATGAAGACGGCGGTTCAGAAAAGGACGGCGTAATTGAACTTCGCCGCGGCGTCGAAGATATTTCTTTGGGGAATTCCAAATACGCACAAGTCCGTATAGGGGTAGACGGGACGCACTATTTGAAGGGAATGGCCATGTATAGTGATGACTTGCCGAAAGGCGTAGATATCATATACAACACCAACAAACCAGCAGGCACCCCTAAAGAAAAAGTGTTTAAAGAAATGAAAGATGACCCTGACAACCCATTCGGCGCAACCGTAAGGCAAAAACATTACATAGACTCTGCTGGTAAAAAGCAATTATCCTCTCTCAACATTGTAAATGAAGAGGGCGATTGGGGAAAGTGGTCTAAGACCTTATCCTCCCAGATGCTATCAAAACAGAGTCCTTCATTAGCAAAAAAACAACTTGGGTTGGCTTATGACTTAAAGAAAGAAGAGTTTGATGAAATAATGACTCTTACTAACCCGGCTGTAAAAAAGAGACTCCTTGATTCTTTTGCTGATGATTGTGATTCCTCTGCGGTTCATCTTAAATCGGCGGCCCTCCCTAGACAAGGCTCGCATGTAATTCTCCCTTTCACCACAATGAAGGAGACAGAGATTTATGCGCCTAATTATAGGGACGGCGAACAGGTAGTGCTTATTCGTTATCCTCATGGTGGAATCTTTGAGATACCACAATTAACGGTTAACAACAAACATCCGGAAGCAAATAGAGTAATGCGCAATGCGACGGATGCCGTAGGGATTAACTCAAAGGTTGCTGAAAGATTATCGGGAGCCGACTTTGATGGGGACACAGTCCTTGTTATACCGAACAATCAAGGACTAATAAAAACCGCCCCCAGACTTAAGGCTCTTATAGATTTTGACCCGAAGATTGCGTATCCTGCCTATGAAGGCATGT contains:
- a CDS encoding DEAD/DEAH box helicase family protein, which translates into the protein MPAMAIVNTMAINLDDQQKTAVDKLKSGSILCGGVGSGKSRTALAYYFMKECGGRIKINGVGEFTEMKNPKDLYIITTSKKRDTLEWEGECAPFMISTKKEHSISGVKVTVDSWNNLRKYIGVRNSFFIFDEQRLVGSGTWVKSFLKIVKANNWILLSATPGDTWTDYIPVFLANGFYKNRTQFLRRHAVYNRFTRYPKIEKYIEEARLSKLRDSITISMNYQKSTISHNQIKIVSYDKEAFNKVLAKRWNIYENRPVKAIGELCYLLRKVVNSDPSRIDTVKQIIKIHPKLIIFYNFDYELEMLRKLGEELHLRTGEWNGHVHQEVPDGETWLYLVQYSAGAEGWNCIKTDTTVFFSQNYSYKIMVQAAGRIDRRNTPFKDLYYYHIRSNSIIDLAIAKAIRKKRDFNIHRFMDV